A single Lolium perenne isolate Kyuss_39 chromosome 6, Kyuss_2.0, whole genome shotgun sequence DNA region contains:
- the LOC127308527 gene encoding bZIP transcription factor 44, translated as MASSSGSGSTGSLSAMAAMAAAAGGTEEEVRALMEQRRAKRMLSNRESARRSRMRKQRHLDDLAAQAAHLRRENAHVSAALGLTARGLLAVDAENAVLRTQAAELTARLSSLEEIVACMNATANTNNATAAAVALTVAAAAATAATDPLLGGFDSAAFDDMFRSSNEMFMFQPC; from the coding sequence ATGGCGTCTTCCAGCGGGAGCGGGAGCACGGGCTCGCTCTcggccatggcggccatggcTGCCGCCGCGGGGGGCACGGAGGAGGAGGTGCGGGCGCTCATGGAGCAGCGCCGGGCCAAGCGGATGCTCTCCAACCGGGAGTCGGCGCGCCGGTCCAGGATGCGCAAGCAGAGGCACCTCGACGACCTCGCCGCGCAGGCGGCGCACCTGCGCCGCGAGAACGCGCACGTCTCCGCCGCGCTCGGGCTCACCGCGCGGGGGCTCCTCGCCGTCGACGCCGAGAACGCCGTCCTCCGCACCCAGGCCGCCGAGCTCACCGCGCGGCTCAGCTCCCTCGAGGAGATCGTCGCCTGCATGAACGCCACCGCCAACACCAACAACGCCACGGCCGCAGCCGTCGCGctcaccgtcgccgccgccgcggccaccGCCGCCACGGACCCGCTCCTCGGCGGCTTCGACAGCGCCGCCTTCGACGACATGTTCAGATCCTCCAACGAGATGTTCATGTTCCAGCCCTGCTAG